Proteins found in one Zea mays cultivar B73 chromosome 1, Zm-B73-REFERENCE-NAM-5.0, whole genome shotgun sequence genomic segment:
- the LOC100280688 gene encoding D-3-phosphoglycerate dehydrogenase 2, chloroplastic, with protein MAASRALLPSPQVSPASARVRLAAAVPSSLTLAARGGAGAGARLRVRCAILSSPAPVAPTESRPVRRISPSAPDGALRPKPAVLVAEKLSEAGLAVLRQFADVECAYGMSPAELLAKAAQFDALIVRSGTKVTREVLEAGQGRLRVVGRAGVGIDNVDLQAATEVGCLVVNAPTANTIAAAEHGIALLASMARNVSQADAALKAGKWQRNKYVGVSLVGKTLAVMGFGKVGSEVARRAKGLGMHVIAHDPYAPADRARALGVELVSFDEAIARADFISLHMPLIPTTSKIFNDESFAKMKTGVRIINVARGGVIDEDALVRALDSGKVAQAALDVFTVEPPPKDSKLVLHENVTVTPHLGASTVEAQEGVAIEIAEAVVGALRGELAATAVNAPMVPAEILSELAPYVSLAEKLGRLAVQLVAGESGIKGVKVVYTTARGPDDLDTRLLRAMVTKGLVEPVSSTFVNLVNADYTAKQRGLRLTEERVAHDSPAAEAPLESVQVRLSHVQSKFAGAISDGGDDIVLEGRVKYGVPHLTLVGPYEVDVSLEGNLILCRQIDQPGMIGKVGNILGDTNVNINFMSVGRTFRGKQAIMAIGVDEEPDKDTLEKIGAIPAIEEFVFLEL; from the exons ATGGCGGCCTCACGCGCGCTCCTCCCCAGCCCGCAGGTGAGCCCTGCGAGCGCGCGGGTCCGCCTGGCCGCGGCCGTGCCGTCGTCGCTCACGCTCGCGGCGCGCGGCGGGGCCGGGGCCGGCGCGCGTCTCCGCGTGCGGTGCGCGATCTTGTCGTCGCCCGCGCCCGTGGCGCCCACCGAGTCGAGGCCGGTGCGCCGGATCTCGCCGTCCGCGCCGGACGGcgcgctgcggcccaagccggcgGTGCTGGTCGCCGAGAAGCTGAGCGAGGCCGGGCTGGCCGTGCTGCGGCAGTTCGCGGACGTGGAGTGCGCCTACGGCATGTCCCCCGCGGAGCTCCTCGCCAAGGCGGCGCAGTTCGACGCGCTCATCGTGCGCAGCGGCACCAAGGTGACGCGGGAGGTGCTGGAGGCCGGGCAGGGCCGGCTGCGGGTGGTGGGCCGCGCGGGCGTCGGGATCGACAACGTCGACCTCCAGGCCGCCACCGAGGTCGGGTGCCTCGTCGTCAACGCGCCCACCGCCAACACTATCGCCGCGGCCGAGCACGGCATCGCGCTGCTCGCCTCCATGGCGCGCAACGTCTCGCAGGCGGACGCGGCGCTCAAGGCCG GTAAATGGCAAAGGAACAAGTACGTGGGGGTTTCTCTGGTGGGAAAGACCCTGGCCGTCATGGGCTTCGGGAAGGTTGGGTCAGAGGTAGCGAGGCGAGCGAAAGGGCTTGGGATGCACGTGATAGCTCATGATCCCTACGCCCCTGCCGACCGGGCCCGGGCCCTCGGGGTAGAGCTGGTTTCTTTCGACGAGGCCATCGCAAGAGCCGACTTCATCTCCCTCCACATGCCGCTGATACCGACGACGTCCAAGATCTTCAACGACGAGTCCTTTGCAAAGATGAAGACTGGTGTCCGGATCATCAACGTGGCTAGGGGTGGAGTGATCGACGAAGACGCTCTGGTCAGGGCGCTTGACTCCGGCAAAGTTGCTCAG GCGGCTCTTGATGTCTTCACCGTGGAGCCCCCGCCCAAGGACAGCAAGCTGGTGTTGCATGAGAATGTCACTGTAACACCCCACCTTGGAGCTAGTACTGTCGAGGCTCAG GAAGGCGTCGCTATCGAGATTGCGGAAGCCGTGGTTGGTGCGCTGAGAGGGGAGCTCGCAGCAACCGCTGTGAATGCGCCCATGGTCCCAGCTGAG ATCCTGTCAGAGCTGGCTCCATACGTTTCTCTGGCCGAGAAGCTCGGGAGGCTGGCGGTGCAGCTCGTGGCCGGCGAGAGCGGCATCAAGGGCGTGAAGGTGGTGTACACCACAGCGCGTGGCCCCGACGACCTGGACACtcggctcctccgcgcgatggtgACCAAGGGCCTGGTGGAGCCGGTGTCCAGCACGTTCGTGAACCTGGTGAACGCGGACTACACGGCCAAGCAGCGCGGCCTCCGCCTCACGGAGGAGCGCGTGGCGCACGACAGCCCCGCGGCGGAGGCGCCGCTGGAGTCCGTCCAGGTTCGCCTCTCGCACGTGCAGTCCAAGTTCGCGGGTGCCATCAGCGACGGCGGGGACGACATCGTCCTGGAGGGCCGGGTCAAGTACGGCGTGCCTCACCTCACCCTCGTGGGGCCCTACGAGGTGGACGTCAGCCTGGAGGGCAACCTGATCCTGTGCCGCCAGATCGACCAGCCCGGGATGATCGGCAAggtcggcaacatactcggcgacACGAACGTGAACATCAACTTCATGAGCGTCGGACGGACGTTCAGGGGCAAGCAGGCGATCATGGCCATTGGCGTTGACGAGGAGCCCGACAAGGACACGCTGGAGAAGATCGGGGCCATCCCGGCGATCGAGGAGTTCGTTTTCCTCGAACTATGA